A genomic window from Nicotiana sylvestris chromosome 11, ASM39365v2, whole genome shotgun sequence includes:
- the LOC138881006 gene encoding uncharacterized protein, producing the protein MTDEPILERRYEPMASKPVGTGFHTFTLDDVKEKMQRQLFEMKCVSFDRNDIDRHFQKISKIYFEIGGDINLKQAFVSSLPKLLASRTMTITEERFLSITIPKIGYIKQAIFVALDDICTKRSAQKQIIQHNPVLDKACRKSDLITGSGCSCHTSRRRREFRRFRLPRIPDGKSRFVKLLEEIEDYTGIRLGKEEDLESIFSVDDEPNEETLFSLDIYEDQGNDQYQISEPDFMKKGKHPLLKNEEFFIKIPFKKNENINLTKASHSGMNPDHLQLAKKECEELLEFDLTEPSDSQWACEAFYVNKRAEQTR; encoded by the exons ATGACAGATGAGCCAATCCTAGAAAGAAGATATGAGCCCATGGCATCAAAACCAGTTGGAACTGGTTTCCACACTTTCACCTTAGATGACGTCAAG GAGAAAATGCAAAGACAACTCTTCGAGATGAAGTGTGTGTCATTCGACAGAAATGACATTGACAGGCATTTTCAAAAAATATCGAAGATATACTTTGAAATCGGAGGAGACATCAATCTAAAGCAAGCCTTTGTCTCTTCCCTTCCAAAGTTGTTGGCAAGCCGAACCATGACTATCACTGAAGAAAGGTTTCTATCTATAACAATCCCGAAAATTGGTTACATCAAGCAAGCTATTTTCGTTGCATTGGATGACATTTGTACAAAGCGCTCAGCCCAAAAGCAAATTATCCAGCACAATCCAGTGCTTGACAAAGCATGCCGCAAATCTGATCTAATCACCGGATCAGGATGTTCTTGCCACACATCTAGGCGAAGGAGAGAATTCAGGAGGTTCAGATTGCCAAGAATTCCAGACGGGAAATCAAG ATTTGTCAAACTCCTTGAAGAGATTGAAGATTACACTGGCATACGTCTTGGAAAAGAGGAGGACCTTGAATCCATATTCTCTGTGGATGATGAACCTAACGAAGAgactttattctctcttgatatctATGAAGATCAAGGAAATGATCAATACCAAATTTCAGAACCA GATTTCATGAAGAAAGGGAAACACCCGTTATTGAAAAACGAAGAGTTTTTTATCAAGATCCCTttcaagaagaatgaaaatatcaatctAACAAAAGCCAGCCATTCAGGAATGAATCCAGACCATCTTCAGCTTGCAAAGAAAGAATGTGAagaacttttggaatttgatctgaCAGAGCCATCAGATTCACAATGGGCATGCGAAGCATTTTATGTCAACAAAAGAGCTGAACAGACAAGATGA